One region of Purpureocillium takamizusanense chromosome 4, complete sequence genomic DNA includes:
- a CDS encoding uncharacterized protein (COG:K~EggNog:ENOG503NYF0) encodes MEQDNPATRGAAAAAAKSRSMKRPQSRASTTSIHSATTQPNMDHSGFADTSSMYAGQWMSNDKPMNSTAQMSTEEMMMVQAATSMQSGNHDFSMDNSMSAPMTHHHMSYQQQATQQQQQQHPMARHPLPNEQYGGNASFTDGDTQMLDRDDNDDADLMGGAVGAPKPATRSSANNELEMRQLFGANRHRTLQDVAGELHGNERGPNSERTRQVFAMLWINSVCSKGKGSVPRGRVYANYASRCATERITVLNPASFGKLVRVLFPGLKTRRLGVRGESKYHYVNFALVEDQGDSRDSQPPVPRPLPEAQGFGQSFSRSQSQSNGPAGRGSLPAPEGSRPSQRENGEAGADARTHSLYNQPELASFDTIHSTSTKTSLELAFLSVDDESNVKQSEPIALPAIEPYLPHGTDPDAAKSLSALYRSHCTSLVECIRYCREKTFFHLYTSFQGTLTMPVQKLLGNAALAPWIEGCDFALYQRMMSIIAGLTLQVVPKPVLDTLRNISERLVPHVRESFQGQPQHVIAAKEGPAAIFAGLLDRALRVNLTAHAAANMLSNPANRDQMYLDWITMIRARKVAECVPTRGMDDVVDLLVTEMRDLLDPVNVPWEVECLTVYGDVASRSNRQPDENSGVNSTGQNVLDRWVGFMQGLPDKFPYASHTDIVWCVERIGTAVMRDLTLAQGKSFGSWWVTKTWVDEMVVFLAEQGGFMKQKPRQPSSKMEASPEEATKETSRQNSRYSTGSEDVNVPNVSQSQPGRAPFPPPPNASQTATGGTSGGGGAGNSGNADPHDDSGISMRTPEDDFPMDKYTFSGADGVGMVAGTELAVGGAAL; translated from the exons ATGGAACAGG ACAACCCGGCCACCagaggcgccgcagccgccgcggccaagtCGAGAAGCATGAAGCGGCCACAGTCCCGCGCTTCCACGACCTCCATCCACAGTGCCACAACCCAACCAAACATGGACCACTCGGGCTTCGCAGACACTTCCAGCATGTATGCTGGCCAATGGATGTCCAACGACAAGCCCATGAACTCGACGGCCCAAATGTCCACCgaggagatgatgatggtaCAGGCTGCCACCAGCATGCAGTCAGGAAACCACGACTTCTCTATGGATAACTCGATGTCCGCACCCATGACCCATCACCACATGTCCTATCAACAGCAGGCtacacagcagcagcagcagcagcaccccaTGGCTCGCCATCCGCTACCAAACGAGCAGTACGGCGGCAACGCGAGCTTCACTGACGGCGACACCCAGATGCTGGACAGGGACGACAATGACGATGCCGATctcatgggcggcgctgtcggcgcACCTAAGCCCGCCACGAGGTCGAGCGCGAACAATGAGCTCGAGATGAGGCAGCTGTTTGGCGCTAACCGCCACCGCACACTTCAGGACGTCGCTGGTGAGCTGCACGGCAATGAGCGCGGTCCAAACTCAGAACGGACGCGACAGGTTTTTGCTATGCTTTG GATCAACTCGGTTTGTTCCAAGGGTAAGGGTTCGGTTCCGCGTGGTCGCGTCTATGCCAACTATGCATCTCGCTGCGCTACCGAGAGAATTACGGTCCTCAACCCCGCCAGCTTTGGTAAGCTCGTGCGCGTCCTCTTCCCAGGACTAAAGACTCGTCGATTGGGAGTGCGTGGAGAGTCCAAGTATCACTACGTCAACTTCGCGCTCGTCGAAGACCAAGGTGATTCGCGCGACTCGCAGCCCCCTGTCCCAcgcccgctgcccgaggcACAGGGCTTTGGCCAAAGTTTCAG CAGATCTCAGTCGCAATCCAACGGACCTGCTGGTCGAGGCTCGCTACCCGCTCCAGAGGGCTCTCGTCCGAGCCAAAGGGAGAATGGGGAggctggtgctgatgctcGAACCCACAGCCTTTACAACCAGCCAGAGCTGGCCAGCTTTGACACCATTCATAGCACCTCCACCAAGACGTCTTTGGAGCTGGCGTTCCTGTCCGTCGATGACGAGTCCAACGTCAAGCAGTCGGAGCCCATTGCGCTGCCGGCAATCGAACCGTACCTGCCGCACGGTACCGATCCCGATGCCGCCAAGTCATTGTCGGCCTTGTATCGGTCTCACTGCACCTCTCTGGTAGAGTGCATCCGTTACTGCCGCGAGAAGACCTTCTTCCACCTCTACACTTCTTTTCAGGGCACGCTCACGATGCCCGTGCAGAAGCTGCTCGGCAATGCAGCTCTAGCGCCGTGGATCGAGGGCTGCGATTTCGCCTTGTATCAGCGAATGATGAGCATTATTGCAGGGCTGACGCTGCAAGTCGTCCCCAAGCCCGTTCTTGATACCCTTCGCAACATCTCCGAGAGGTTAGTGCCGCACGTCCGCGAATCTTTCCAAGGCCAGCCTCAGCATGTGATTGCCGCCAAAGAAGGCCCGGCTGCCATCTTCGCCGGGCTCCTGGACAGGGCGCTCCGCGTCAACCTCACGGCCCATGCTGCGGCCAACATGCTGTCCAACCCAGCGAACCGGGACCAGATGTACCTGGACTGGATCACAATGATACGAGCTCGCAAGGTCGCGGAATGTGTGCCGACACGCGGCATGGACGATGTGGTGGACTTGCTGGTGACGGAGATGCGCGACTTGCTCGACCCGGTCAATGTGCCTTGGGAGGTGGAGTGCCTTACCGTGTACGGCGATGTGGCATCTCGAAGCAACCGACAGCCGGACGAGAACAGCGGTGTCAACTCGACGGGCCAGAACGTACTGGACCGATGGGTCGGCTTTATGCAAGGGCTGCCGGATAAGTTCCCGTACGCATCGCACACAGACATCGTTTGGTGCGTGGAGCGGATCGGAACGGCGGTGATGCGAGATCTTACGCTGGCGCAGGGTAAGAGCTTCGGATCCTGGTGGGTGACGAAGACATGGGTCGACGAAATGGTGGTattcctcgccgagcagggaGGCTTCATGAAGCAAAAGCCGCGGCAGCCAAGCTCCAAAATGGAGGCGAGCCCGGAGGAGGCGACCAAGGAGACGAGCCGACAGAACTCGCGCTACAGCACCGGCAGCGAAGACGTGAACGTGCCCAACGTCTCTCAGTCGCAGCCAGGTCGCGCCCCGTTCCCGCCCCCGCCGAACGCCAGCCAGACGGCCACGGGAGGGaccagtggcggcggcggcgctggcaacAGCGGTAACGCGGATCCACACGACGACAGCGGAATCAGCATGCGgacgcccgaggacgacttcCCCATGGACAAGTACACGTTCTCGGGAGCGGACGGTGTGGGAATGGTGGCGGGGACGGAGCTGGCGGTGGGAGGGGCTGCCTTATAA
- a CDS encoding Aspartate kinase (EggNog:ENOG503NU38~COG:E), with product MGSSTYSNASDLGWVVQKFGGTSVGKFPDKIARDIVKASLSRNRVVVVCSARSTGKKAEGTTSRLLGVYNKLQHVALAYAASTDEDPDTLIEQAKSLIMDICNDHIFAAESFVKDTSLRSGLAKKIESECQELIEYIIAAKRFNLEINSRAKDRVISFGEKLACLYMTVLLQDAGVDAEYVDLCDALHHDAAAHLDASFYKSAIAAFSRKLAACEGRVPVVTGFFGNVPGSLIDGDIGRGYTDLCAALCAVALKAQELQIWKEVDGIFTADPSKVPTARLLPSITPSEAAELTFYGSEVIHHLTMDQVIRAQPPIPIRIKNVKNPRGNGTIVIPDPMMSASHQLRRARPSGAPLPPKSPKRPTAVTIKDHISVINVHSNKRSISHGFFARVFSILDKHSISVDLISTSEVHVSLAIHSGSTRVDAFANAKQSLAECGEVSVLSDMAILSLVGADMKNMIGVAGKMFSTLGEHNVNLEMISQGASEINISCVIDSRDATRAMNVLHTHLFTFLE from the exons ATGGGGAGTTCCACGTATAGCAACGCCTCCGACCTGGGCTGGGTCGTCCAGAAGTTTGGGGGCACCAGCGTGGGCAAGTTTCCAGACAAG ATCGCCCGTGATATCGTCAA GGCGAGCCTGTCGCGGAACCGTGTCGTCGTAGTCTGCTCAGCCCGCAGCACGGGGAAGAAGGCCGAAGGCACGACGAGTCG GTTACTAGGCGTCTACAACAAGCTGCAGCACGTCGCTCTCGCCTACGCCGCCAGCACGGATGAGGACCCGGACACGCTCATAGAGCAGGCCAAGAGCCTCATCATGGACATTTGCAACGACCAcatcttcgccgccgagtcCTTCGTCAAGGATACCAGCCTCCGCAGCGGCCTCGCCAAGAAGATTGAGTCCGAGTGccaggagctcatcgagTACATCATTGCCGCCAAGCGCTTCAACCTCGAGATCAACTCAAGAGCAAAGGACCGTGTCATTAGCTTTGGCGAGAAGCTAGCCTGCCTCTACATGACGGTGCTCTTGCAGGACGCG GGCGTGGACGCCGAGTACGTCGACCTGTGCGACGCGCTGCatcacgacgccgcggcgcactTGGACGCGTCCTTTTACAAGtctgccatcgccgccttctcaAGAAAACTGGCCGCCTGCGAGGGCCGGGTGCCTGTCGTGACGGGCTTCTTTGGCAACGTCCCCGGCAGCCTCATTGACGGCGACATCGGGCGCGGTTACACTGACCtttgcgctgcgctgtgtGCAGTAGCGCTCAAGGCGCAGGAGCTCCAGATCTGGAAGGAGGTCGACGGCATCTTCACCGCCGATCCGTCCAAGGTGCCCacggcgaggctgctgccgtccATCACGCCCTCGGAAGCGGCCGAGTTGACCTTCTACGGCTCCGAAGTCatccaccacctcaccaTGGACCAGGTCATCCGGGCGCAGCCCCCGATACCGATCCGCATCAAAAACGTCAAGAATCCtcgcggcaacggcaccatcgtcatccccgACCCCATGATGTCGGCGAGCCACCAGCTGCGACGGGCACGGCCGtcgggcgcgccgctgccacccAAGAGCCCCaagcggccgacggcggtgaccATCAAGGACCACATCAGTGTCATCAACGTGCACTCCAACAAGCGATCCATCTCCCACGGCTTCTTCGCGCGCGTCTTCTCGATCCTCGACAAGCATTCCATCTCGGTGGACCTCATCTCGACCTCTGAGGTGCACGTGTCGCTGGCCATACACTCGGGCAGCACGCGGGTCGACGCCTTTGCCAACGCCAAGCAGAGCCTGGCCGAGTGCGGCGAGGTCAGCGTCTTGTCGGACATGGCGATTCTGAGCCTCGTGGGCGCCGACATGAAGAACATGATTGGCGTCGCTGGCAAGATGTTTTCGACGCTCGGCGAGCACAACGTCAACTTGGAGATGATTTCACAGG GCGCAAGCGAGATCAACATATCATGCGTTATCGACTCCCGAGACGCCACCCGGGCCATGAATGTCTTGCACACGCACCTGTTTACGTTTCTGGAATGA
- a CDS encoding Aspartate kinase (EggNog:ENOG503NU38~COG:E), whose protein sequence is MDICNDHIFAAESFVKDTSLRSGLAKKIESECQELIEYIIAAKRFNLEINSRAKDRVISFGEKLACLYMTVLLQDAGVDAEYVDLCDALHHDAAAHLDASFYKSAIAAFSRKLAACEGRVPVVTGFFGNVPGSLIDGDIGRGYTDLCAALCAVALKAQELQIWKEVDGIFTADPSKVPTARLLPSITPSEAAELTFYGSEVIHHLTMDQVIRAQPPIPIRIKNVKNPRGNGTIVIPDPMMSASHQLRRARPSGAPLPPKSPKRPTAVTIKDHISVINVHSNKRSISHGFFARVFSILDKHSISVDLISTSEVHVSLAIHSGSTRVDAFANAKQSLAECGEVSVLSDMAILSLVGADMKNMIGVAGKMFSTLGEHNVNLEMISQGASEINISCVIDSRDATRAMNVLHTHLFTFLE, encoded by the exons ATGGACATTTGCAACGACCAcatcttcgccgccgagtcCTTCGTCAAGGATACCAGCCTCCGCAGCGGCCTCGCCAAGAAGATTGAGTCCGAGTGccaggagctcatcgagTACATCATTGCCGCCAAGCGCTTCAACCTCGAGATCAACTCAAGAGCAAAGGACCGTGTCATTAGCTTTGGCGAGAAGCTAGCCTGCCTCTACATGACGGTGCTCTTGCAGGACGCG GGCGTGGACGCCGAGTACGTCGACCTGTGCGACGCGCTGCatcacgacgccgcggcgcactTGGACGCGTCCTTTTACAAGtctgccatcgccgccttctcaAGAAAACTGGCCGCCTGCGAGGGCCGGGTGCCTGTCGTGACGGGCTTCTTTGGCAACGTCCCCGGCAGCCTCATTGACGGCGACATCGGGCGCGGTTACACTGACCtttgcgctgcgctgtgtGCAGTAGCGCTCAAGGCGCAGGAGCTCCAGATCTGGAAGGAGGTCGACGGCATCTTCACCGCCGATCCGTCCAAGGTGCCCacggcgaggctgctgccgtccATCACGCCCTCGGAAGCGGCCGAGTTGACCTTCTACGGCTCCGAAGTCatccaccacctcaccaTGGACCAGGTCATCCGGGCGCAGCCCCCGATACCGATCCGCATCAAAAACGTCAAGAATCCtcgcggcaacggcaccatcgtcatccccgACCCCATGATGTCGGCGAGCCACCAGCTGCGACGGGCACGGCCGtcgggcgcgccgctgccacccAAGAGCCCCaagcggccgacggcggtgaccATCAAGGACCACATCAGTGTCATCAACGTGCACTCCAACAAGCGATCCATCTCCCACGGCTTCTTCGCGCGCGTCTTCTCGATCCTCGACAAGCATTCCATCTCGGTGGACCTCATCTCGACCTCTGAGGTGCACGTGTCGCTGGCCATACACTCGGGCAGCACGCGGGTCGACGCCTTTGCCAACGCCAAGCAGAGCCTGGCCGAGTGCGGCGAGGTCAGCGTCTTGTCGGACATGGCGATTCTGAGCCTCGTGGGCGCCGACATGAAGAACATGATTGGCGTCGCTGGCAAGATGTTTTCGACGCTCGGCGAGCACAACGTCAACTTGGAGATGATTTCACAGG GCGCAAGCGAGATCAACATATCATGCGTTATCGACTCCCGAGACGCCACCCGGGCCATGAATGTCTTGCACACGCACCTGTTTACGTTTCTGGAATGA
- the RCY1 gene encoding F-box protein: endocytic membrane traffic, recycling ReCYcling 1 (EggNog:ENOG503NUKZ~COG:U~BUSCO:EOG09260NXJ) encodes MNRRKDGSRRGAGILSALQATEMIDSRSRLPAEIMVAILDFLPVADQMRMARTSRRLQEMVYDDTRWVSRLKSMGCWDEREARRRFEEAVRRRREAAERAAGQQPGGASAAAAHKQGDTTLFDASVEEQKRRRATSDLRDGFQTMSLAGARKDDSEDAESYLDVFQGVKSIRGGARQEYGKIYGALAPFYFDIVKARSHADPIIFKAFRDPEKQAQMLANLRRFSRSDWAPGRAEREEKLASMTGIFESAVVREFEQGYEFWDVDGRMKRYAHVLHTLGGARGGIELFIHKHPIFQDRDLTLNPVECLNAGTPDNVSLEPARRFLAVLLAKVNDQAGVIERIFPEPAAVFWEFVDKVREDIIMEYTTPLFDECHDRSIASYLKAISGMFEQTMRFFQTLTPPQGSTEDMDAKAKDLTLRIFEPHLDLYLQEELDFFTKQAETEVSQWEKKLSEQDSSLESFYMASFNRSAEKKDFLSSFKKVVMMPVTVLPSFPLGSPFATTKPAAASASSANGSQAITPTPSRPETPGLGGRASPMPGGGKAPTDELAAKAALMASKLEGIKSLCSIEVALNLVHAAKTSLGRASVLIPLGGQTGGEAKEQCANIFVVLLRTLGQRHVKPGFDTAVDHLSHYNPRDVVNDHTQKGVAPLVTFIELVNVGDLISQMIDVFYEQQLATPKIADKNDFLDPAGLAKKKFEQMLDESVAAGLNRGIDVLMDEVEYLFGTMQQPTDYNPAAPAATAAAAAVAAGGDGKSADTALPPPPPPPLSSSEPDIGPTPTAQRVVELVSSHTRMLVGTTDKAMLDVFNAEVGQRLFASICKHLKRQRVSTGGAIKLIADMNLYAEYVRALRNQDLLAYFSALRELSQIYLIDPAHARDMAAVIADGDRFGGVFRAEEVYEYAQRRADWYQVRKSVERAMYGMECLLM; translated from the exons aTGAATAGACGCAAGGATggcagccgccgaggcgcgggaATTCTCAGCGCCCTGCAGGCCACGGAGATGATTGACTCGAGATCCAGACTCCCGGCAG AGATCATGGTGGCCATCCTCGACttcctccccgtcgccgaccagaTGCGCATGGCACGCACGTCACGCCGACTCCAGGAGATGGTGTACGACGACACGAGATGGGTGTCGCGATTAAAGAGCATGGGGTGCTGGGACGAGCGGGAAGCCCGGCGACGATTCGAGGAagcggtgcggcggcggcgcgaagcTGCAGAGCGAGCCGCGGGACAACAGCCTGGAGGGGCATCAGCTGCGGCAGCACACAAGCAGGGAGACACGACACTGTTCGATGCCTCGGTGGAGGAACAAAAGCGCCGTCGCGCGACATCAGACCTTCGAGACGGCTTCCAGACCATGAGCCTGGCGGGAGCTCGCAAAGACGACTCCGAGGACGCCGAATCGTACCTGGACGTGTTCCAGGGCGTCAAGAGCATcaggggcggcgcgaggcaaGAATACGGCAAGATAtacggcgcgctggcgccctTTTACTTTGACATTGTCAAGGCGAGGAGCCACGCCGACCCCATCATCTTCAAGGCGTTCCGCGATCCGGAGAAGCAGGCGCAGATGCTGGCCAACCTGAGGAGATTCTCGAGGAGCGACTGGGCGCCTGGGCGCGCCGAGcgggaggagaagctggcgtcgatgacgggcATCTTCGAGAGCGCCGTGGTGCGCGAGTTCGAGCAGGGCTACGAGTTTTGGGACGTTGACGGGAGGATGAAGCGCTACGCGCACGTGCTGCACACGCTtggaggcgcgcgcggcggcatcgagcttTTCATCCACAAGCACCCCATCTTCCAAGATCGTGACCTGACCCTCAACCCGGTCGAGTGCCTCAACGCGGGGACCCCGGACAACGTGTCGCTGGAGCCTGCGCGCCGCTTCttggcggtgctgctggccaaggtCAACGACCAGGCCGGCGTCATAGAGCGCATCTTCCCGGagccggcggccgtgttcTGGGAGTTTGTGGACAAGGTGCGAGAGGACATCATCATGGAGTACACGACGCCGCTGTTCGACGAGTGCCATGACCGGAGCATTGCGTCGTACCTCAAGGCCATCTCGGGCATGTTTGAACAGACGATGCGCTTCTTCCAGACGTTGACGCCGCCTCAAGGATCTACAGAGGACATGGACGCAAAGGCAAAAGACCTGACGCTTCGCATATTCGAGCCTCATCTTGATCTCTACctgcaggaggagctcgaTTTCTTCACCAAGCAGGCCGAAACGGAGGTGTCGCAGTGGGAGAAGAAGTTGTCAGAGCAGGACTCGTCGCTTGAGTCGTTCTACATGGCCAGCTTCAATCGCTCGGCCGAAAAGAAGGACTTTTTGAGTTCCTTCAAGAAGGTGGTCATGATGCCGGTCACGGTGTTGCCCAGCTTCCCCTTGGGATCTCCgttcgcgacgacgaagcctGCCGCGGCGTCAGCGTCCAGTGCCAACGGGTCGCAAGCCATCACTCCCACTCCGTCGCGGCCGGAGACGCCTGGgctcggcggcagggcgagccCCATGCCCGGTGGCGGCAAAGCGCCGACggacgagctggcggccaaggcagcGCTCATGGCGTCGAagctcgagggcatcaagtCCCTGTGCAGCATCGAGGTCGCGCTGAACCTGGTGCACGCGGCCAAGACGAGCctggggcgggcgtcggtCCTGATCCCGCTCGGGGGCCAGACGGggggcgaggccaaggagcagtGCGCCAACATCttcgtcgtgctgctgcgcacccTGGGCCAGCGGCACGTCAAGCCCGGCTTCGACACGGCCGTCGACCACCTGTCGCACTACAACCCGCGGGACGTTGTCAATGACCACACCCAGAAGGgggtggcgccgctggtgaCGTTCATCGAGCTGGTCAACGTGGGCGACCTGATATCGCAGATGATCGACGTGTTTtacgagcagcagctggcgacGCCCAAGATTGCGGACAAGAACGACTTTTTGGACCCGGCGGgcctggccaagaagaagttTGAGCAGATGCTCGACGAGAGCGTCGCGGCGGGGCTGAAccgcggcatcgacgtgctcatggacgaggtcgagTATCTGTTTGGCACGATGCAGCAGCCGACCGACTACAATCctgcggcgcccgccgcaaccgcagcagcagcagcagtagcagcaggcggcgacggcaaatcggccgacacggcgctgccgccgccgccgccgccaccactaTCGTCGTCAGAGCCAGACATtgggccgacgccgacggcgcagcgcgtcgtgGAGCTCGTGTCGTCGCACACGCGCATGCTGGTGGGCACGACGGACAAGGCGATGCTGGACGTGTTCAACGCCGAGGTCGGGCAGCGGCTGTTCGCGTCGATATGCAAGCACCTGAAGCGGCAGCGCgtcagcaccggcggcgccatcaagcTCATCGCCGACATGAACCTGTACGCTGAGTAcgtgcgcgcgctgcgcAACCAGGACCTGCTGGCCTACTTctccgccctgcgcgagctcaGCCAGATCTACCTCATCGACCCGGCCCACGCccgcgacatggccgccgtcatcgccgacggggaccgcttcggcggcgtcttccgcgccgaggaggtgTACGAGTATGCCCAGCGGAGGGCCGACTGGTACCAGGTGCGCAAGAGCGTCGAGAGGGCCATGTACGGCATGGAGTGCCTGCTCATGTGA
- the KIN28 gene encoding [Pyruvate dehydrogenase (acetyl-transferring)] kinase (COG:D~COG:K~COG:L~EggNog:ENOG503NWVI), producing the protein MAVSPVVTTTAAAHDLPRSVSSPLKNLASGPASSNGTPKPALVGGATTLPPTLDLAEQMNEEEKRKYAKGKKLGEGTYAIVFLGHLRAQPATLVAIKKIKVQKEYTEGMAPDAVRELKHLQELRHPNIISLLSVFSSKDQNLNLVLEYLPLGDLEMLIRDTDRVRYGAADIKAWMGMLTRAVWFCHENFVLHRDIKPNNLLIAADGEVKLADFGLARSFADPHHNMTSNVITRWYRPPELLFGARHYGGAVDVWSVGTVFAELVMRAPYLPGNNELDQIKLICEAVGTPNDDVWPGVSKLPEYTVPAQHPIRGRDWYEMRFGTVGSDGVDLLMRTLALDPKKRISARDMLRHRWWHSEPKPTRNQDLPRKDAGGEDRMGADLKRRPGVVASEEDRGAKVARKLDFGGKK; encoded by the exons ATGGCTGTCTCTCCCGTCGtaaccaccaccgccgccgcccacgacctCCCtcgctccgtctcctcgccccTCAAGAACCTCGCCTCAGGCCCCGCATCGTCCAATGGCACCCCCAAGCCCGcgctcgttggcggcgccaccaccctcccGCCCacgctcgacctcgccgagcagatgaacgaggaggagaagcgcaagtACGCCAAGG GCAAGAAGCTCGGAGAGGGCACGTATGCTatcgtcttcctcggccacctccgcgcccagccagcgacgctcgtcgccatcaagAAGATCAAGGTGCAGAAGGAGTACACCGAGGGCATGGCCCCCGACGCGGTCCGCGAGCTCAAGCACCTCCAGGAGCTGCGCCACCCCAACATcatctccctcctctccgtcttctcctccAAGGACCAGAACCTCAACCTCGTGCTCGAGTATCTGCCGCTCGGCGACCTTGAGATGCTCATCCGCGACACGGACCGCGTCCGctacggcgccgccgacatcaaGGCCTGGATGGGCATGCTCACGCGCGCCGTCTGGTTCTGCCACGAGAACTTTGTCCTCCACCGCGACATCAAGCCCAACAAcctgctcatcgccgccgacggcgaggtcaagCTCGCCGACTTCGGTCTCGCCCGCTCCTTCGCCGACCCCCACCACAACATGACGTCCAACGTCATCACGCGCTGGTACCGCCCACCCGAGCTGCTCTTCGGCGCCAGGCACtacggcggcgctgtcgacgTCTGGTCCGTCGgcaccgtcttcgccgagctcgtcatGCGCGCCCCCTACCTCCCCGGCAACAACGAGCTCGACCAGATCAAGCTCATCTGCGAGGCCGTCGGCAcccccaacgacgacgtctggCCCGGCGTCTCCAAGCTCCCCGAGTACACGGTCCCCGCCCAGCACCccatccgcggccgcgatTGGTACGAGATGCGCTTCGGCACCGTCGGCTCCGATGGCGTCGACCTGCTCATGcgcaccctcgccctcgaccccaAGAAGCGCATCTCGGCCCGCGACATGCTCCGTCACCGCTGGTGGCACTCGGAGCCCAAGCCCACCCGCAACCAGGACCTGCCCCGcaaggacgccggcggcgaggaccgcATGGGCGCCGACCTCAAGCGCCGCCCGGGCGTTGTCGCCAGCGAGGAGGACCGCGGCGCAAAGGTCGCCCGCAagctcgactttggcggcaAGAAGTAG
- a CDS encoding uncharacterized protein (EggNog:ENOG503PG0R) yields the protein MRFNLGVNDATQAFLAAHPDIAIGRDALHEAEAKFTSGNNFVVYSKPVANIILIKEYDADTKERRYTAALVDDPAAEAFYREHESKFAEDGPV from the exons ATGCGTTTCAACTTGGGCGTCAAC gacgcgaCCCAGGCCTTCCTAGCCGCACACCCGGACATTGCCATCGGCAGAGACGCGCTGCATGAAGCAGAGGCCAAATTTACTTCGGGAAACAATTTCGTCGTCTATTCCAAGCCTGTCGCCAATATTATCTTAATCAAAGAGTACGACGCCGATACCAAGGAGCGTCGCTATACCGCAGCCCTagtcgacgacccggcggcCGAAGCCTTCTATCGGGAACACGAAAGCAAGTTTGCTGAAGATGGCCCCGTCTAG
- a CDS encoding uncharacterized protein (COG:S~TransMembrane:6 (i7-33o63-81i101-122o134-152i172-193o205-226i)~EggNog:ENOG503NY06), translated as MALRGFFSYWIIPVFSSLVWLGMLLGLLLHWIVGTHRRLYPSMEEGQTIAYISDVGAQELKPLFIAGSAVVTVTLDLSFVAERWLRHRGRLVRNSSVGERVLVALTIVFAIIGTCGLILLSIFDTWRHPRLHDIFLLLFIAGYLLSAVFICWEYQRLGIKHRDFRVLRASFWVKLTFILVEIVLAIVFAATSFTRHRNIAAVFEWVIAFVFTFYILSFVIDLLPAIHTRHPSARFEKPRDMEEGNGGVGLAGNGNGHGNGGDHTNGGGYRREYPMDSNPPNF; from the exons ATGGCGCTCcgcggcttcttctcctACTGG ATAATACCCGTCTTCTCCAGCCTCGTCTGGCTCGGcatgctcctcggcctgctgctgcactggATCGTCGGCACCCACCGGCGCTTATACCCGTCCATGGAGGAAGGTCAGACCATCGCCTACATCAGCGACGTGGGCGCGCAGGAGCTCAAGCCGCTCTTCATCGCCGGctcggccgtcgtcaccgtcacgcTCGACCTCTCCTTTGTGGCCGAGCGCTGGCTGCGGCACCGCGGGCGCCTCGTGCGTAACTCGTccgtcggcgagcgcgtcctcgtcgccctgacCATAGTCTTTGCCATCATCGGCACCTGCGGGCTCATCTTGCTGAGCATCTTTGACACCTGGCGCCACCCGCGCCTACACGACATTTTCCTCCTGCTCTTCATCGCCGGGTACCTGCTGTCGGCCGTGTTTATCTGCTGGGAGTACCAGCGGCTGGGGATTA AACACCGCGACTTCCGCGTCCTGCGCGCGTCCTTTTGGGTCAAGCTGaccttcatcctcgtcgaaaTCGTGCTGGCCATCGTCTTTGCCGCCACGTCCTTCACCCGACATCGCAACATCGCGGCCGTGTTCGAGTGGGTCATCGCCTTCGTCTTCACCTTTTACATCCTCTCCTTCGTCATTGACCTGCTCCCCGCGATCCACACGAGGCACCCGTCGGCGCGCTTCGAGAAGCCGCGCGACATGGAGgagggcaacggcggcgtcgggcttgccggcaacggcaacggccacgggaacggcggcgaccacaccaacggcggcggaTACAGGAGAGAGTACCCAATGGACAGCAATCCGCCCAACTTTTAG